CAGGCGCTGCTAACTTACACCTCTGAGTTTGTCTTTAATACCATGGGCCAGGAATTCCAGCCCTCACCTTCAGAAAGGCGCAGACTGCTGCCTCttcattttcttagtattttcctGGGGGAAGTGTAGGTAGATAAGCTGAGTATGTAAATTAAGAGTGTACACAAAGAGATAAAGAGACAAGCAGAAATCTTTATTTGCAAAGAGAGAATGTCAGCCTAGAGCCGGTATCTTCAGGAGCACATTGGGCTGTGTCCACAAGGGTATGTGCTGGGACAGTGCAGGCAGCCTGCACACCGTCCCAAATCCACAGGCTAggaaccaacacacacacacacacacacacacacacacacacacacacacacacattttcagtAAGAAGGCACGCTGAATATCTCCTTTGTGTTGGACTCtcacaaaaaaagaatttcagagttGAACTTAGCCTGGAACTCGTTCCGGAGAGGAAGCTAAGGACAGAGAGGCTCCGCCGCCTAGCCTTTACAAATACCCTTTTGAGAAAggagcccagagcagagcccgGTCTTCCCGACGTGGCTGAGGGGttggttattttccattttcctttgatATAATGAAATGCTGCGTCTTCATTCCCACACCAACAGCTCAGCTAGAGACCAAGGAGTCAcaatccttttcctttctcttgattTCCTCTAAACTTTCCCCGCAGTCAAGCTTCAGCGCCCCATCCGCGAAGCCCAGCCGGTGAGGTgtggcggggcggtggggggcgaGCGCTGGGCCGCGGGTTTCAGCGCCCGGCTTCCTAGGGCGGGTTCGCCTCAGAGATGTAATTACTACGTTTCCAGTGGTGCATATTCTCCTGGAGTgtttaatttggttttatttgtgtCTCAGCGAGATCCACACTTTTtcgggggaggagagagaagcgaCCCCAGGCTTAAAGTTAATTAACCAACCAGGCTTTACTTTCGGCCGCCCACCCGCCAAAGGCTCTTGCACTGCCAcctccctcccagctcctggcGCGCCCCTGTAGTGGAGCCGGTTTCAGGCGCGGAATGTCTCCGGGAACCCAGCGAAAGAACCGGGAATCGTTCAGAGTACGCGGACACGTCTCCAGATGCTTTCAACGCCCTTAGTCCTGAActttcccctcctccagccttccCACACCCCcaagtcgggggtgggggggggcccgCTGCATCTTCTCTGGCTGGTCTTCTTGATGAAGGAGACTTTGGTTCCCTCTCCTCTCGTTGCTAAATTTTGGCCGCATCATGCCCCtaataaatggaattataaaattGCCGGGTTAATTAAATCTATATCTCATTGCAATAGGAATAGTTAATGTCCTTACATAAACCTGGAAAAGAACatactattaattttatttattgctgcACCCAGATCCTTCCCGCCGCTCTGCCCCCTACTCCCAAAGGTTGGGGAAACATGTCTTTGGGTTCGGTCCCCGGGAGACGCGTCTGGCGTTGGGTTACAGCGTTCCTGGACTGGGGAGGGAACCCCAGGAATGGGGTGGGCTGTTCAGGCCCTTTGTTTCTCCCCGCCGCCATACAAAGCCGGGTCCACGTAGCCCGGGGTTCTCCACAGAGACCCAGAACTTCACAGTGGGAGAAGTCAGGGCCCCGCAGCTCCTTACACCTGCGGCTGGAAAACCTCAGACCTTCTCACCACCTATCCCTGCCAGCCAGGCGGCAGGCAGATAGGGGCCAAGGTCACACGACCCAGTCTAGACTGGCCAGCAAGTGTTTGCTCTCCCTGTCttaccttgaccttggactctGAGGCAGGGAAGCCAGGGAAGCCAGTTTCCTAGCCAAAAGCCGTGTCCGAGTAAGCAAACATCGCCCTCCCcatcttatttcttcttcctccaccATCTTCGCCCTAACACACTTTCAAGCTAAGTCGGCTTATGTTTTAAACCTTTCTGTTGTATTTTCTTCCTACTGCCAGCCGCCCAAAGCCTGCTTTACAGATTCTGAGGTGACCCTTCCAGATGAATATCACACTGCTAAAGATGACTCGATTTTATCCTAACTCACCGACACCAGGGCGCTCTCCATCGTCAAATACCATCTTCTCCAAATCAGGAGAAGGAAGGTGGCCAGTGGGCCGCATCTCAGTACAGACTTGGCATTTGCTCTCAGGTTTGAGGGATCCAGTGGGTCCGTAGCCTGATGCTACTGCGTGGCCACCGCCTGCGTTCTGTCTGGACAGGAGCACCCAGCATTTGAAATCCGCGACAGTGGCAGGAAAGAGGGAGATGCTacagcccctctcccttctcccccccccccccctttattacCTCTTCTCCTCAGGGAGGCCCTGTGCTGAAAGGAAACTTGGCTCAATTCCATGGAGATGCGCTCAGGAAAGGGGTGACTCTGGTGACTCTATTAATGAGGTCAACTGGGTATAGAAACCCATGTCTGGAGATCGGTAAGGAAGAGGGGGGCTTTTTCCAAAAATCAGTAAATTggtgttaattttttctttgacatATCCGGCAATTTTATGCTCCACACTAAAAGGGAGTGACCCCAAGAAAGCCCTGGGAGCTAAACAGAGAACCCTGCTGACTGTGGCTCTGCCCCTGGGCCCTCTTAGGCAGGCTAAGCCCAGGCTGCAGAGGGCGGAGGTGGGCCCACGAGGCTTAGGCTGGTCTTTCTGGGGTCTTACAGAGTTGCGCCTGGGAAAGGTCCCTCCAAAGGAACAGATCAGGCAGACTCTCATTCCACGTTTCCTTTTGCACACGGATCTGAGAGCGCTTGCTCTTGTTCGCACCAAGGGCTTTTTAGCTTTCCTACACTGAATTCTTTCCCCACCTCCCGcccttttctttgaaaatctcGCTCCGAGGCTTTTCATTTCTATTGTACATTGAAATATCAATCTATTCTATTGCCCtcgttttccttttattctttctccatttttcacTGAGAGCATAACTCCACCCCCTCCGTGtattgaggtgtgtgtgtgtgtgtgtgtgtgtgtgtgtgattttgtgtgtgtgttttggggctATCACATCCTTTCAGCCCTCTTTGCTCTgtggtggaggtggaggagcTGAAAGGGTCCCTTTCAGACAACAGGGGCTTTGGAGAAAGTGGCTGAAAGTCTGAAATGGAAATGCAATCCGGACATCAAAGTCTCTCGATGCAGGGCTTCAGGTTCTTTCCATCCACGAGCTCTAGGGGATTATACCAGGGCCAGAACCAGGGCTCCCCACGCGTTGCTCACACGTTTCCGCCTGTTTTCTAGTTTATTTATTAGGAGTTAAAACAATCCAGTTTCTCCCCCACCCTTAGCCCTAACCCCAATCCAGTCACAGCGATCGTTTTTTGGGTAAGGATCAGACTCCCCCATAGCCAATCTAAACCCAAACCTGGAGGGAGGCGCCCAGGAACAGTCTTAGTCTCTCTAGACCCCTTTCCGTCGGCCAAATTCagtctccccctcctccctttgcCTCCCTCCTGCTTGCTGGGGGGGCGTTGCCCTGTCCCTTTAAAtctcccagctccctcctcttTGCCCCTCCTGAGAGCCAATCAACAGAGATCTGTTTCCTTTTGCCCCGCCCCACGGCAAGGGGTGGGAACCCCAGGAGACCCGGCCCCAGAGTCACGTGAGTTGGCTCGTCACGTGGGCGCgggaggggtgcagaggggaGCCTGGCCGGAGACCGCGGATTTCTTAATGAAGTGTCCCCGCATGCGTAGAGGGAATGTAGGGAGGGAGGTGAAAGCACccggaggaggaggggaggggaggagagggaagggaggagggatgggggaggggaaaagggagcgAGGTGTCTCCCTAGCTCGCTGCCTCTGGCAAgtggagtttttaaaaagcttgagCAGATCATGTCATGACGACTTCGCTGCTCTTGCATCCGCGCTGGCCGGAGAGCCTTATGTACGTCTATGAGGACAGCGCGGCGGAGAGCGGCagcggaggcggcggcgggggaGGCGGCGGCGCGAGCGGCGCGGGGGGCGGCTGCAGCGGAGCGAGCCCCAGCAAAGCCCCCAGCATGGACGGGCTGGGCAGCAGCTGCCCGGCCAGCCACTGCCGCGACCTGCTTCCACACCCCGTGCTGGGCCGCCCGCCGGCTCCCCTGGGCGCCCCACAGGGCGCCGTCTACACGGACATCCCGGCCCCGGAGGCGGCGCGCCAGTGCGCCCCGCCGCCGGCGCCCCCCACCTCGTCCAGCGCCACCCTGGGCTACGGCTACCCGTTCGGTGGCAGCTACTACGGCTGCCGCCTGTCGCACAACGTGAACCTGCAGCAAAAGCCTTGCGCCTACCACCCGGGCGATAAATACCCGGAGCCGTCGGGCGCCCTGCCCGGTGACGACCTGTCCTCCAGGGCCAAGGAGTTCGCCTTCTACCCCAGCTTCGCCAGCTCCTACCAGGCGATGCCCAGCTACCTGGACGTGTCGGTGGTGCCTGGGATCAGCGGGCACCCGGAGCCGCGTCACGATGCGCTCATCCCCGTCGAAGGCtaccagcattgggctctctccaaCGGCTGGGACAGTCAGGTGTATTGCTCCAAGGAGCAGTCGCAGTCCGCCCACCTCTGGAAGTCTCCCTTTCCAGGTAAGGAAGGGGCCCGagcgctgccgccgccgccgccgcagcagcTGCAGAAGCAGCCAGggacccctccccgccccgcctgcccCGGGGCTCCGCGCATCAGCCACCCCCGCCGTCTGGCCCCGGCGCGCCGGCTCTGCTGGGCTGCCGATGGAGCCGGCCGGGCGAGCTGCGCTGAGGAATGCGCCGGGGAAGAAATCTGCTCCGACACGTTCCCGGGAGCTGCCCGGCAGAGAGTGAAGCAATCACAGGCGCCCGAGCGCCGGGCCGCCGGCTCGGCTCGAGTCGGGAGCtagcctcctcctcccccagcccgtTCTAGTCTCATGCGCGGCTCTTGGCCCCCCCAAGCCCGATTCCAGccaggaatgggggtggggtgggcctTGGGTGCTTTGGAATCCGAAACCACGAGGACAAAACCCTCAACCCACCGATAAttgaagaaaaaagtaagaactATCTTGCTTGAATTTTCAAGATCGTTGAAGCACTAgataggtttttttggttttgttttttgaatagaGGTGTAATTTGCCGGGTCCAAAGAAatgcagaatattttcttttcttgact
This DNA window, taken from Meles meles chromosome 7, mMelMel3.1 paternal haplotype, whole genome shotgun sequence, encodes the following:
- the HOXC13 gene encoding homeobox protein Hox-C13, which produces MTTSLLLHPRWPESLMYVYEDSAAESGSGGGGGGGGGASGAGGGCSGASPSKAPSMDGLGSSCPASHCRDLLPHPVLGRPPAPLGAPQGAVYTDIPAPEAARQCAPPPAPPTSSSATLGYGYPFGGSYYGCRLSHNVNLQQKPCAYHPGDKYPEPSGALPGDDLSSRAKEFAFYPSFASSYQAMPSYLDVSVVPGISGHPEPRHDALIPVEGYQHWALSNGWDSQVYCSKEQSQSAHLWKSPFPDVVPLQPEVSSYRRGRKKRVPYTKVQLKELEKEYAASKFITKEKRRRISATTNLSERQVTIWFQNRRVKEKKVVSKSKAPHLHST